The genomic region CCGGGGCGGCTCCTTCAGGGCGCGCTCCAGGCAGCGGCGGGCGGCGTCGGGGGCGCCGACGGCGAGGTGCTCGCGGGCGGCCTCACGCAGTTGCCCGACGAGTTCCTCGTCGTCGTCCGGGTGGACTTCGATGAGGTGGCGGGCGGCGGCAGCGGCGCCGTGTCCCTCGTCGGTGACGATGCGGGCGGCGATGCCGTGCATGGCGGTGCGCAGGGCGTCGGGGATGGAGTTGTAGACGGCGGTGGCGATCAGCGGGTGGACGAACTCCAGGTCGCCTTCGGCGGTGCGGCCGGTCGTGGGGTCGGGGGCGGTGAGGATGCGGGCGGTGCGCAGCAGTTCGGCGCAGCGGCGGGCCTCGTCGGGCTTCAGGGTGGCGAGCTTGGCGACCAGGTCGAGGGAGATGCCGGTGCCGAGGATGGCGGCGGCCCAGGCGAACCTGGTGGCGTCGATGCCGAGTTCCTCCAGGCGGGCGACGAGACCGCCACCGCGGGCCGAGCGGTTCAGCTCGCGCAGGTCCCCGGCTCGGGCCTCGACCGGTTCGAGTTCGCTGTCCTGCACCTTGGCGAGGAGTTCGACCGTCTCGTAGGGGTTGCCGGCGGTGACGGCCCAGACCTCGCGGCAGAACGCGGCGTCGGCGTGCTCGCCCAGGGTGGCGCGGGTGAGTCCGGCCGTGGCGTCCGGGGTGAGGGCGCTCAGGGTCGTGACGGGGCCGTCCGCGGCGGCGGCGACGGTGTCGAGGTGCCGGGCGCTCGTGCCCGAGACCTCGCCCGGGCGGCGGGTGACCACGACCAGGACGGACATCTCTTCGCGGCGTTCGGCCAGCGCGGCGAGCCAGTGCAGGGTCTCCTGGTCGGCCCAGTGGGCGTCGTCGATGAGCAGCACCAGCGGCCAGTCCCGGCGGGAGAGCCGGCGCACGGCGGCGACCAGTCCGTCGCACACGCCCTGCGGGTCGGCCTGCCGGTCGCCGGGGTCGGCTATCCCGAGGGCGGGCCCGGCGATGTCGTACCAGTCACCGAGGTACTCGCGGGCCTCCTCCGGCAGCATCGACATCAGCGCGGGTTGCAGTAACTGCCGTACGACGTTGAAGGGGACCGACCTGAGGGTCTCGCCGCCGCGTGCCGACCAGACCTGGCAGCCGCGTGCCTCGGCGATGCGGCGTGTTTCGGCCAGCAGCGCGGTCTTGCCGAGCCCGGCCTCGCCGCGGAAGACCAGCAGTCCGCCGGACGAGGAGCGGTCCGCGCACAGGCTGTCGACCGCCCGCGCGACGGCGGCGACTTCCTCGTCGCGCTCCCACAGGGAAGCCGAGGCGGCGGCCGTGGGCCGTACCTCCGTCATCCCGCTACCTCCCCAAGTCGCCCGAACGACGTACAGACGTCGAGCGTAGCCCTCGGATCGCCTGAGCGGAGGGCGGACCGGGCACCTGTTGCCGTGACGGGTGACACGGGGTGCGGCCGGACGACGCGGCAGGCCCGCCAGCAGCCGCCTTCGCGTCAACGGCGAACGCGGGCACGGGAGGTGACGTTCATTCACCGGCAGGGGACAGACGGTGCGGCTTCCCCGCCCGGCCGGAGGCCGACGCGCCCGCTGCCGGACCGACGCGATCCGATCGGTTCCTCTCATGCCACTTTCACCGACGCCTCATACGGTGGGGGCATGACGCAGGAGACTCCTTCCGGGTGGTACCCCGACCCCGGGCAGAAAAGTGACGGGCCCGCCACCGAGCGCTGGTGGGACGGCAAGTCCTGGACGGACCGCATCCGCCCGGCTCAGCCGACCGCGACCTGGGGTCCCCCTCCGCAGCGGCCGACGGTGGAGTCCTCCACGGCGGATCCCGCCGGTGGCGGTGTGCCGTCGGCAGATCCGGCGCCCTCAGGTGAGGCGGCGCCCGCGGGGCATCCGGGTGCTGTCGGGCAGCCGGACGCGGGGCCGCGGGATGCCGCGGCACCGGGAGCCGCCGGGAACCCGGGCGGCGCCGGGCAGCCGACGGACGTTGACCGGCCGGAGGCTGGGCATCCGGTTGATGCCGGGGCACCGGGAGCTTCGGAGAATCCGGCCGACTCCGGAAATCCGACCGGCACCGGGAACCCAGGAGGCGCCGGAGCCCCAGGAGCCCCGGGGCATGCGGGGAGTGCCGGAGCCCCAGGAACCTCCCCGTACCCGGGCAGCACCGAACAAGCGGGAGCCGCCGGAAATCCGACCGGCACCGGGAACCCGGGAGGCGCCGGAGCCCCAGGAACCTCCCCGTACCCGGGCAGCACCGGACAACCGGGAGTCCCCGGGTATCCCGGCGGCGCTGGATATCCGCCCGGCGGCGCTGGATATCCGCCCGGCGCCGGGTATCCGCCCGGGCCCGGGTATCCGCCCGGCGCCGGGTATCCCGCCTACCCCGCCGCGCCTCCGGCCGCCGGCCGCGGGCGAGGGCTGCGGATCGGGATAGCCGTGGCGGCAGCCGTCGCCGTCCTCGCCAGCATCGGTGTCGGCGTGTACGCGCTGACCGACAACGGCGGCTCGGGCGGCGGCACCGCCACCTCGCAGGGACCGGGCGGCCCGGGCGGAGCCGGAGGCCAGGGCGGGCCGTTCGGCGGGCCGGGCGGATCCGGAGGTTCCGGCGGTGACGGCGGATCCGGGGGCGCCGGAGGGTCCGGCGGGGATGGCGGCCCCGGTGGGCCGAGTCCCTCGCCCGAGCAGTCCGAGCCGCCGAAGGTCAGGAGCGGGTCGGTGACCGACGCGGTCAGCGGGATCAGTCTGCCGATCCCCGAGGGCTGGTACGGCCAGGAGGCCAGGGTCGGCGCACAGGTGACGTCCGACGACTCCTACAAGTGCCCCGGCGACACCACCTCGACCTGCACGAAGGGCGGCGCCTACTCGGCCCCGGCCCTGGTCCTCGGCACCAAGGGCAGCACCGCCGAGGAGATCGCCAAGGCGGACATCGCGGCGAACGCGGAGGAGTCCTACGGCGGCAAGTCCTACGGTGGGATCACCTCCCACGACGTGCTGGACTCCAAGGCCGTGACCGTGGCCGGGCAGAAGGGCTACCTGGTCCGCTGGAAGGCCGTCACGAGCAAGGGCGCCGACGGCATCGTGGAGTCGCTCGCGTTCCCCTCCCCCGCGAACCAGAAGCAGATGGTCGTCGTGCGCTTCGGCGTCGACGCCGACCAGAAGGAGTCCGTCCTGGACGAGATCACGAAGGGCATCAAGGTGTCGACGGGCGGCGGCAACGGCCAGAACGTCTGACCGGTCCCGGCACGCCGGACGACGAGGTGCCCCGGTCACTGTCGGCCGGGTGGGGCGCCCCCGCCGCTCACAGGGGCACCCCACCCGGCCGGGGTGCGCGCCGCCCCCGTCCCCACGGGTCGGCGCGGTCGGGTCACCGTCCGGTCATCCCGGGACGGCGGCCCGGGTCTCAGGTGAGGCCGAGTGCCGGCAGCACGGCCGCCTCCACGAACCGGACCAGATAGTCCGGGTCCGGGTCCGCGTCCTCGCCCTCCAGGACGGGCCGGATGCGCAGGACGCCGAACATCTGCGCCGGGATGTACTCCAGCGCCGGATGATCGGCGGGCACCTCCCCCCGTTCGACCCCGCGCCGGATGATCTCCTTGAGCGCGGCGATCTCCGGTTCGACCAGCGCCTCGCGCAACGCGCGCTTCAGCTCGGGGTCCTGCGGCGCGGCATGGGCGAGCGCCTGGAGGAGCTTGGTGTCCCGGCCCGACAGCTCGCCCGCCGCCCGGGCGGCCTCGCGCAGGTCGTCCGCGAGTGAGCCGGTGTCGATGCAGCGCGTCCGCCGGTGGGAGCGCAGCGCCGCCGCCACGAACTGGGGCTTGGTCTTCCACTGACGGTAGAGCGTGGACTTGCTGCACCGCGTGCTGGCCGCGATCCCCTCCATGGTGACGGAGTCGTAGCCGCACTCGCGGAGCTGCTCCAGCACGGCGTCGTAGAACTCCTGCTCACGCTCCGGCGTGATCTTGGAGCGGCGCGAGGTGCCGACCGGCTCGGGTCGGTCCGCAGCCTGCGACGTCATGGGCTGTGCTCCTGGCTTTCCTCGGGCGGCCGGAAAATTCCCGGCCGGCGGTGTGTCGTTCGTCTATCGATACGCCAGTGTACCGGTACGCGATCGTATCGGTACACTGGCGTATCGGTACGCACTCGTACCGATAACAGCAGCACCGTCACCGAAGGGGCCGGGGGATGAATGCCCGCACCGAGCCTGCGCCGGCGGGGTCCGACGCGATAGCGCGACCGTCGCTCGTCCGGGAGCTCCTGCTCGTCGCAGGACTCTTCCTCGTCTACAAGCTCGGCCGGCAGCTGGCCACCGGCCACACCGGTGAGGCCCTCCGCAACGCGCACCGCGTGTGGAACCTCGAACGAGCGGTCCGCCTGCCCGGCGAGGGGACGGTGCAGTCCCTGCTGCTGCACGGCGACGGCCTGGTGCACATCGCGAACTCCTACTACGCGGCCGTCCACTTCCCGGCCACCGCCGCCTTCCTGGTCTGGCTCTACCTGCGCCGCCCGGCCCACTACGTGTGGGCCCGCCGGGTGCTGGCCGCCGTCACCGGCGCCGCCCTGGTCCTGCATCTGCTGTTCCCGCTCGCCCCGCCGCGCATGCTGGCCGAGACCGGCCTCGTGGACACGGCACGGGTGTACGGCCCGTCGGTGTACGGGGCCCCCGCGACCGACTCCCTGTCGAACCAGTTCGCGGCGATGCCGTCGCTGCACTTCGGCTGGGCGCTGATGGTCGCGGTCGGGCTGATCGTGGCGACCCGCTCGCGGTGGCGCTGGTTGTGGCTGCTGCACCCCCTGCTGACGCTGCTGGTGATCGTCGGCACCGCGAACCACTACTGGCTCGACGCGATCGTGGCGACGGGTCTGCTGGGTCTGGCCCTGGCAGCGATCCTCCCCCCGGGCTTCGTCCGGGGGACCCCCATCTCGCTTCGCTCGCCCCACCGCACGGCCACGACGGCGCGCCGCGCGCAGGGCAGGCTCGTACCGGTCCGGGCGCAGGCCCGGGCCGAGGAGCGGGTGCCGGCGGGGGCGGGCCGATGAGCGCCGTCCTCGTCGCCGTGGCCCTGTCCCTCGTCTCCGCCGTCGCCTACGCGGCCGCCGCGGTCGCCCAGGAGCGGCTCGCCTCCCGTTCGCCCGGCTCGGGCACGCTGCGGCTGCTCGCCCGGGGCGCCTGGTGGTGGTCGGTCGGGCTGAACGCGGCTGCCGCGCTGCTGCACGTGGTGGCGCTGAAGTACGGGCCGCTGACCGTGGTCCAGCCGCTCGGTGCCCTCACCCTGGTCGCGGCGGTGCCGATGGGGGCGCGGCTCGCGGGGCGGCGGGTGAGTGCCGTCGAGTGGCGGGGCACCGCGCTGACGTTGCTGGGCCTGGCCGCGATCCTGGTCACGGCGTCCGGTCCGGCGCCCGACGACGTGCTGAGCGTGCCCGAGGCCTTGACGGTCGCGGGCGCCACCGCCGCCCTCATCGGGCTGCTGTCCCGCCCGGGCGCCCGCCCCGGGCTGCGGCACGCGAGCGCGTCCGGCGTGGCCTCCGGGGTCGCCTCGGCCCTCACTCAGACCGTGACGGTGGCCGCGACGGACCGGTCCGGCCCGCTGCTGAGCGTCCAGGTGATCGGGGTGGCGCTGCTCGTGGCGGCGTTCGCGGCCGGCGGGCTGCTGCTGTCGCAGACGGCCTACCGCGGTGGTCTCGGCGGCCCGCTCGCGATGGTGACCCTGGCCAACCCGCTGGCCGCCGCGGTGATCGGTCTGGCGCTGCTGGGCGAACGGCTCCAGGGCGGCCCGGCGGGCGTGCTGCTCGCGCTCGCGGGGGCCGGACTGGCGTCCTGGGGCGTGGTGCTGCTCAGCCGGACGGCGCCCGCTGCCGTCCCGGCCGACGACGACCATCCGGTGGCCGCCGTCCTCGCCCTGGAACCCGGTTCGGCCGCGGCCGAACCGGCGCTGGTGCCCCGGCCGCACGATCCGGGGCACCTCACCACGGCTACCCGGTGATGATCGCCGGGTCGCTCACGCCCGGCTGCCCGTTCTCGACGTGTCCGGCGAACCGCCGCAGGAACGCCTTGTCGCCCTCGGCGGTGACGGTCAGGTCGTACCAGCGGCGACTGGCGGCGAGCCCGACGGTCCGGCGCACCTTCGCGCCGGGGCGGACGGTGACGGTCGAGGGCCGGCCGCCGTAACCGTCGGAGAGCTTCAGCCGTGCCGTGCCGGAGCCCTTGTTGGTGAAGGTCAGCTCGATGTCGTCACCGGTGTGGCGTGCGGTGACCTCGCAACCGGCGGTCGTGTTCGACCCCTTGAAGACCCGCACGAAGCCGTTGGGGCCGTGCACCGTCAGGTCGTAGGAGCCCGCCGAGTAGGCCGAGTTCCAGGTGTCGGAGAGCGTCTTGCCGGCCTCGGTGGTGTACGTCCAGGGGCCGTCGGTGCGGTTGCCGGAGGTGACGTGGAAGGCGGCGCCGGCCTTCGGCCCGGAGGCGAAGGCGAGGGTGAGCTTCCCGGCCGCCGCGTCGACCGAGGCGTCCACGTGCGGGGCGTACCTCAGCGGCCGGGCGCGGCGCAGACCGCGTTCCTGGCGGGGCATGCGCGGGTCGGCGGGCGGGGCCGGCTTGTAGTCGGGGTGGCGTTCGCGGTCCTGCGGTTCGTACCCGTCGGTGCCGGGCAGCGGGGCCGGGCGCGTGTCCTTGCGGGAGAAGTCGAACGCGGATGTCAGGTCACCGCAGATGGCACGGCGCCACGGCGAGATGTTGGTCTCGCGCACACCGAAGCGGCGCTCCATGAACCGCAGGATGGAGGTGTGGTCGAGGGTCTCGGAACAGACGTATCCGCCCTTGCTCCACGGCGAGACGACCAGCATCGGCACCCGCGGGCCGAGACCGTACGGACCGGCCGTGTTCTTGCTGTCCCCGGGGAAGAGGTCGAGGGAGACGTCGACGGTGGACTTGCCGCGGGAGGCGTCCTTCGGCGGCAGGGGCGGCACCACGTGGTCGAAGAAGCCGTCGTTCTCGTCGTAGGTGATGAACAGGGCCGTCTTCGCCCAGACCTCCGGGTTGGAGGTGAGGGCGTCCAGGACCTGGGCGATGTACCAGGCGCCGTAGTTCGAGGGCCAGTTGGAGTGCTCGGAGAAGGCCTCGGGGGCGGCGATCCAGGAGATCTGCGGCAGCCTGCCGGCCTTGACGTCGGCCCTCAGCAGGTCGAAGTACCCGTCGCCGGCCTTGGCGTTCGTGCCCGTGCGGGCCTTGTCGTACCAGGGGTCGCCGGGCTTGGCGTCGCGGTACTTGTCGAAGTAGAGCAGCGAGTTGTCGCCGTAGTTGCCGCGGTAGGCGTCCTCGATCCAGCCCCAGGAGCCCTTCGCGTCGAGGCCGTCGCCGATGTCCTGGTAGATCTTCCAGGAGATGCCGGCCCGCTCCAGGCGCTCGGGGTAGGTCGTCCAGCCGTAGCCGAGTTCGTCGTTGCCGAGGACGGGGCCGCCGCCGGTGCCGTCGTTGCCCGTGTACCCGGACCACATGTAGTAGCGGTTGGGGTCGGTGGAGCCGATGAACGAGCAGTGGTAGGCGTCGCAGACGGTGAAGGCGTCGGCGAGGGCGTAGTGGAAGGGGATGTCCTCGCGGGTCAGGTACGCCATGGTCGTGGTGCCCTTGGCGGGCACCCAGCGGTCGTACTTGCCGCCGTTGTAGGCCTGGTGGCCGTCGGGCCAGGAGTGTGGCAGGCCCTCCAGGAACTGCATGCCGAGGTCGTCGGCGTCCGGGTGGAACGGCAGGATCTCCTTGCCGTCCTTCTCCTGGTGCCAGACCGGTTTGCCGTTGTCGAGGGTGACCGGGCGCGGGTCGCCGAAGCCGCGAACGCCCCTCAGGGTGCCGAAGTAGTGGTCGAAGGAACGGTTCTCCTGCATCAGGACGACGATGTGCTCGACGTCCTCGATCGACCCGGTGCGGTGGTTGGCCGGGAGCGCGGCGGCGCGCTGGATGCTGGCGGACAACGCGCTGAAGGCCGTGGTGGCACCCGCGAGTTGGAGAAAGCGGCGCCGGTTGACTTCGGACATGAAGGACAGACCTCTCATCCTGAGGTGCGGGATGGCCGGAACGTGACGGAATCTGCGCGGAAGGAGTGTTTCAGGGACACCAAACGGCAAGGAAGGGGCTGGTGACACTCGTGTGAAAGTCGCCGGTACGCCAGGTGTGGCGGGGCGTTGTCAGGGGAGGGTGAGGGGCGTGACAGAGACGCAGACGGTTTCCCCGCCGACGAAACGGCCCGTTCGCCAGCTCCTCGCCGCCTCCGTGGGCAACGCGGTGGAGTGGTACGACTGGTACGCCTACACGTTTCTGGCCACGTACATCGCGTCCCAGGTCTTCCCGAAGAGCGCGGACAACTCGCTGGTGCCGCTGCTGTCCACGTTCGCGGTCTTCGCGGTGGGCTTCTTCATGCGGCCGGTCGGCGGGCTGCTGATGGGCGCGGTCGCGGACCGGCACGGGCGGCGGGCCGCGCTGACGGTCACGATCCTGCTGATGGGCGGCAGCAGCCTGCTGGTCGGGCTGACGCCGACGTACGCGTCGGTGGGCGTGCTCGCGCCGGTGGTCCTCGTCCTCGCGCGGCTGCTGCAGGGCCTGTCCGTGGGCGGCGAGTTCGCGGCCTCCACGACCTTCCTGGTCGAGTCGGCGGCCCCCGGCCGGCGCGGGCTGTTCTCCAGCTTCCAGTACGTGTCGACGACCGTGGGGCAACTGGTCGCCTCCGGCATCGCCACGCTGCTCGTGGACACGCTGAGCGACGGGCAGATGAACGGCTGGGGCTGGCGGGTGCCGTTCGTGCTCGGGGCGGTGCTGAGCCTGGTCGGCTTCTGGATCCGGCAGGGTGCGCAGGAGACCCGGAGCGCCGAGCAGCAGAAGGCCCCGCGCCCCGGCCTGTTCGAGGCGCTGCGGCGGCACCCGCGTGAGTCGCTCCTCATCGGCGGCATCACGGCGGGCGGCACCATCGCCTACTACACGTGGACGTCGTACCTGCCGACGTACGCCGAGCTCAACGCGGGCATCGACAAGTCGGACGCGCTGCTGGCGGGCACGGTCTCACTGGCCTTCTTCGCGCTGCTGCAACCGCTCGGCGGCCTCCTGTCTGACCGCTTCGGGCGCCGCCCGCTGCTCCTCTTCTTCGGCCTGGGCTTCGCCCTGCTCACCGTGCCCCTGCTGCACGCCCTGCGCGACTCGTTCGCGGTGCTGCTGCTCGTGCAGTGCGCCGGCATGGTGCTGCTGACCGGGTTCACCTCGATCAGCGCGGCCGTGAACGCGGAGATCTTCCCGCCCCGGGTCCGCGCGGCCGGTATCGGTTTCCCCTACTCGCTGACGGTGGCCCTGTTCGGCGGTACGGCTCCGTACGTGGGCACGCTGTTCAAGGAGGTGGGCCACGCGGGGCTGTTCCCCTGGTACGTCGCGGTGCTCTGCCTGCTGTCGTCGCTGGTGTACCTGCGGCTGCCGGAGACGGCCCACACGCCTCTCCGGCGGTGAACGGGCGGCCGGGCTGCGGGTCAGGGCCCGGCTCGCGGGCGAGCCCCCTCCGTTCCCTCGTCCACGGGCGCCCTCGCGCGCGTCCCCTCCTGTGCCCCCTCGTGCGGTCCCTCGCCGTCCTGGAAGGCGGCCGGCGGTCCGGGCGCCCCGGTCTCTCCCGGCACGTCGCTCTCCTTGACGGCGGCTCGCTCGGGGTCGACGACGGCCTCGGTCGTCCGGCCGACCTCCGCCAGCGTCATCTGGGCGCGGTCGTCGACCAGCCGGGTCACCAGGTGCTGGGCGGCACCGAAGGCCGCGGCCCAGCCGAGGACCTGCGCCCTGCTGTCGAGATCGCTCAGCCCGGGGACGAAGGCGCCCCGGATCAGCAGCAGTCCGAGGAAGGCGGACAGGGCGCCGGTGGGGAACTTCAGCACCGCCGACGCCAGGGGCAGCATGTAGGGCGAGTCGGTGCCCCGGATGCGGCGCAGCGAGGCGATGACGGTGAGTGCCGCGCCGGCCAGGCCGGCGATCTCGACGGTGAGAATGTCCCTCGACTCGGCCAGTTCACTGGCGGGAGTGCCCGCCGACACGTCGGTATGCTCCGCGGTGGGGCACACGACAGTGACCCCGCTCGCGCCCCCGGGGTCGACCTTGGGCGTGAAGCAGATGCTCAGCGACTGGGGAAAGAACCAGCCGTAGACGGCGAGGCCCGCCACGCCGAGCAGGACGAGGAACGTCGCGGTCCACAGGATGTTGCGCAGGCTGCGCACCCGGGCCAGTTCGTCGTCCAGCGCGTTGTACGCGGCGTCGAGCGCCCGGACCATGAGGTCACGGTCGCTCGGTGAGATCTCGCCGGAGATGATGGAACGGAGCCGCCGGCCCAGACGGACGCGTCGCGGATCGTCCGCTTCCAGATGATCCTTGACCAGGGCCATGACGTCGCTGGCACGGCCGGCGGCTTCCTCGTCGGAGACCAGCTGCAGGAGCATCACCTCCGCGCTGCGTATGTTCGACCAGACGCCCTCACGCGCGGCCGATCCGGACCAGGCACGCCGCCATCCGAAATCCTCGTCGGCAGCCGCGCCGGCCTTCTTCAGATGGCCCCGCATTCCCTCGACGAGCGTCTTGCGGTCTTCGGAGCACGGTTTGACACGTTCGCGTTCCAGCTGGGCTTCGAGATAGGCGATCCGGGTTTTCGCCCGTGCGCGCCAAGCGGTCCGCGGTGGCCGGCCCGGAGCTGTTCCGGTCACTCGTAGACGGCGGGTACGTGCAGCCTCTCCCACGACTTCCGGCCCGGTATGCCGTCAGCGTCCCGGCCACCGAATCCGAGTTTGCGCTGCCACTTCGCGTACGACTTCCGGTCTGCTTCGCTCCACTGCGAGTCGGGCCCGTCGGCGTACGCCGAGCAGCCCTCCTCGATGAGGCGGTAGCCCATGGCCTCGATGATCGGGCTGCTCACGGAGGGCTGGAAGAAGTCGGCCCCCGGGAAGGGTTCGTACTCACCCTCCATTTCCGGGGGAGCCACGCGGATCCGCTGTCCGGGATAAATGAGATCCGGATTAGTGATCTGGGGATTCCACTCCAGAATCTGGTCCAGCGTCACGCGGTGCATAACCGCGATCTTACTGAGCGTGTCGCCACGTTTCACTGTGTAAAACTCTACCGTTCTTTCCATGCATCCACACTAAAGGAGCCCTCCGGCACAGAAAAGTCGAGAATTCCGTTTCGATTTCACTTTTTGATACGGAAACGACTTCCGCGGAAATCGGCTCACAGGCGGACGACGACCAAGGCGCTGCCGTCGTCCTGACCACCGCCGGGGACGCCCATCCCGTCCCGCAGCCCGTCGGCGAGTTCCTCCAACGGCAGCGTGCCGTACGGGGCCAGAGCGTCGATCAGCCGGGCCAGGCCGACGTCGATGTCCTCGTCGCGGCGTTCGAAGAGGCCGTCGGTGTAGTACTGGCCCGCCGGCCGCTGCTGCCGGCACCACCCGCCGCCCGCACAAGGCCCCTTGACGGGCCAGCTCATGACTCCGCTTGCCACTCCGCTCGGCATACGTGTACGTCCGCTCCTTAACTCTGACGCGAAGGGCGCGCGCCCCTTCTTCCCGGGCCACCACACGCTTCGGGAGAGATCTGCAGGATCCCAGTCCACGCGCAGTTCACCTCTGACCAGGAGCGGTCGCCTGAGGTACCGAAGCCCGAGATAGGTGACGAGCGGCAAGCGCTCGCCGCTCACCGACACCTCGCATTACTCCGAGGGGTAGTCGCTGTGCTCAAGGAACTAACAGGCATAGCGGATGTTCTTGCAGCCGATGCAACCGACCTCGACGCCAACAGCAGATACATTCAATGCAGAGCCACATGGATTGTGGTGACCATGTGGTGGTGGGCAGGACATTCCCAGCATCTTCGGCAAGCCGCACACACCGGTACGCTCCCCCGCGTTGCCGTGGGTCAACTCGCGAGATACGGCACCAGCTGGCCGCCGCGCCGATGGGGTTCCCTTCGAAGGGCGGAACCCAGTCCTGGCGCGAAAACAGCGGCGTATGCCTCCCGGCTTGTCGATCACAGTCCACGTCGGCAGCGACGCACAGACCAGATTCAGCGCGAGCTGTGCGGGATCAAGGTGGCGACCTCACCCGCCGGGGTTATGTTCGGAACCCATCCCCGCAGTGCCCCGGAGAGGCACCGTGTTCTGCAAGAACAGGCACGTAGACGAACCTCCTATTCACGTCGTCCCCTGGACGGACGCCTGGGAATTCGCCATCACCGACGAGGAAAGGCCCGCCACGGGGCAGCGCAAGCGTGCCGCGATCCGGGGTTCCCAGAGTCGGGCTTTGCCGGTCGGAGCGAGCATGGGCATCCAGGCCAGCAGGTCGAGTGCGATCTGGACAATCTCCAGCCAGACCTTGTTCTGCGCGGTGTGGTGGAGGGGCAGGTTGCGCAGGCCAGTGGACCGGGCGGCCCGGATCCGGTCCTCCGCTCGGGCCCGCAGACGGTGACGGAGCTCGAGCTCGGCGATCGGCCGACCGGTCGTATCGGTAGCGAAGCAGGTGATCCGCCTGCCGTCCGCGTCCGTGATTCTCAACTGGGCGCCGGGGTGGGGTCGTTCCTTGCGGACGATCAGCCGCATGCCGCTGGGCCAGCCGTCCAGCAGCTTGCCCGTGAGCTCGGCGACCCAGGCTCCGTCGCGGACCTGGCCGTCGGCCTCGACGGCCGGCGTCCACGCCGGGCCGGGGATCTTCAGCACGTGCTGGTGGATCGCCTAGGTGATCACCATGCCGACCGAGCAGGACAGCCATCGGCCTTGCTTCGCGAGCCAGGACACGAAGTCGTGGGTGCCGCCGGCGGAGTCCGTGCGGATCAGCGTCCGCCGTCCTCGCCGGCACTTCTTCGGCAGTTGAGCCAGGGCCCGTTGGGCGGTGGTGACGTGGTCGGCGGCCGTGTTCGAGCCCGCGCTACCCGGTCTGAGGAGAGCAGCGACCGGCTCTCCGGTTCCGCCCGGGCCGTGGTCGACGAAGGCCGTCAGGGGGTGATGGCCGTAGGTCTTCTTCCAGGTCGCGGCCGCATCCTCCTTGTCGGAGTGCGCGATCACGAGGACGCCGTCGATGTCGACCGTGACCCGTCCATCGAGGGTGTCGATCAGGCGGGAGACCGTCGGGTCGGAAGCGACCGGCCCGAAGACAGCCGGCTCACACCTCAGCATCGCGACATCCGCGAGGCAGTCCCCGCCCAGTGCGACCGCCAGAGCAAGGTCCAGAAGGATCTTCCCAGGATCGTGGACGGCCCGCGGCTTGCGCCAGGACGCCAGGGCTGTGTATATCGCCTGGTCAAGGCCGACCTTGCGGACCGTCTCCAGTAGCAGGACCGCACCGGCCTGCGAGGCCACCCGCCGAGCGTCTCCCTGGACACGGACACGCGGGTACGACGAGATAGGCTCTCTCACCTGGAAAGTGCTCTTTTTCTTGGACAGCTCACCGCGTGAAAACGCGAGGTTAGGGCACTTTGTATCCGGCGGCACGGAACAGTTCATACCATTCGGATCGGGTGAGTGGGATGTCGGAACCGAGCGCGGCGGCCGTGACACGTTCTGGCGTGGTCGTGCCGAGCACGACCTGCATCTGCGCGGGATGGCGCGTGATCCAGGCGACCGC from Streptomyces chartreusis NRRL 3882 harbors:
- a CDS encoding TetR/AcrR family transcriptional regulator produces the protein MTSQAADRPEPVGTSRRSKITPEREQEFYDAVLEQLRECGYDSVTMEGIAASTRCSKSTLYRQWKTKPQFVAAALRSHRRTRCIDTGSLADDLREAARAAGELSGRDTKLLQALAHAAPQDPELKRALREALVEPEIAALKEIIRRGVERGEVPADHPALEYIPAQMFGVLRIRPVLEGEDADPDPDYLVRFVEAAVLPALGLT
- a CDS encoding phosphatase PAP2 family protein, with translation MNARTEPAPAGSDAIARPSLVRELLLVAGLFLVYKLGRQLATGHTGEALRNAHRVWNLERAVRLPGEGTVQSLLLHGDGLVHIANSYYAAVHFPATAAFLVWLYLRRPAHYVWARRVLAAVTGAALVLHLLFPLAPPRMLAETGLVDTARVYGPSVYGAPATDSLSNQFAAMPSLHFGWALMVAVGLIVATRSRWRWLWLLHPLLTLLVIVGTANHYWLDAIVATGLLGLALAAILPPGFVRGTPISLRSPHRTATTARRAQGRLVPVRAQARAEERVPAGAGR
- a CDS encoding phosphocholine-specific phospholipase C, whose product is MSEVNRRRFLQLAGATTAFSALSASIQRAAALPANHRTGSIEDVEHIVVLMQENRSFDHYFGTLRGVRGFGDPRPVTLDNGKPVWHQEKDGKEILPFHPDADDLGMQFLEGLPHSWPDGHQAYNGGKYDRWVPAKGTTTMAYLTREDIPFHYALADAFTVCDAYHCSFIGSTDPNRYYMWSGYTGNDGTGGGPVLGNDELGYGWTTYPERLERAGISWKIYQDIGDGLDAKGSWGWIEDAYRGNYGDNSLLYFDKYRDAKPGDPWYDKARTGTNAKAGDGYFDLLRADVKAGRLPQISWIAAPEAFSEHSNWPSNYGAWYIAQVLDALTSNPEVWAKTALFITYDENDGFFDHVVPPLPPKDASRGKSTVDVSLDLFPGDSKNTAGPYGLGPRVPMLVVSPWSKGGYVCSETLDHTSILRFMERRFGVRETNISPWRRAICGDLTSAFDFSRKDTRPAPLPGTDGYEPQDRERHPDYKPAPPADPRMPRQERGLRRARPLRYAPHVDASVDAAAGKLTLAFASGPKAGAAFHVTSGNRTDGPWTYTTEAGKTLSDTWNSAYSAGSYDLTVHGPNGFVRVFKGSNTTAGCEVTARHTGDDIELTFTNKGSGTARLKLSDGYGGRPSTVTVRPGAKVRRTVGLAASRRWYDLTVTAEGDKAFLRRFAGHVENGQPGVSDPAIITG
- a CDS encoding MFS transporter: MTETQTVSPPTKRPVRQLLAASVGNAVEWYDWYAYTFLATYIASQVFPKSADNSLVPLLSTFAVFAVGFFMRPVGGLLMGAVADRHGRRAALTVTILLMGGSSLLVGLTPTYASVGVLAPVVLVLARLLQGLSVGGEFAASTTFLVESAAPGRRGLFSSFQYVSTTVGQLVASGIATLLVDTLSDGQMNGWGWRVPFVLGAVLSLVGFWIRQGAQETRSAEQQKAPRPGLFEALRRHPRESLLIGGITAGGTIAYYTWTSYLPTYAELNAGIDKSDALLAGTVSLAFFALLQPLGGLLSDRFGRRPLLLFFGLGFALLTVPLLHALRDSFAVLLLVQCAGMVLLTGFTSISAAVNAEIFPPRVRAAGIGFPYSLTVALFGGTAPYVGTLFKEVGHAGLFPWYVAVLCLLSSLVYLRLPETAHTPLRR
- a CDS encoding peptidoglycan-binding protein, with protein sequence MHRVTLDQILEWNPQITNPDLIYPGQRIRVAPPEMEGEYEPFPGADFFQPSVSSPIIEAMGYRLIEEGCSAYADGPDSQWSEADRKSYAKWQRKLGFGGRDADGIPGRKSWERLHVPAVYE
- a CDS encoding SpoIIE family protein phosphatase, with amino-acid sequence MSWPVKGPCAGGGWCRQQRPAGQYYTDGLFERRDEDIDVGLARLIDALAPYGTLPLEELADGLRDGMGVPGGGQDDGSALVVVRL